The following coding sequences lie in one Arthrobacter sp. SLBN-122 genomic window:
- the sucD gene encoding succinate--CoA ligase subunit alpha produces MSIYLNKDSKVIVQGITGGEGTKHTALMLKAGTNIVGGVNARKAGTTVLHGDNEISVFGTVKEAMAETGADVSIVFVPPAFTKNAVVEAIEAGIGLVVVITEGVPVQDSAEFWALAQSKVDADGNQVTRIIGPNCPGIITPGEALVGITPNNITGKGPIGLVSKSGTLTYQMMYELRDLGFSTAIGIGGDPVIGTTHIDALAAFEADPETKAIVMIGEIGGDAEERAADFIKANVTKPVVGYVAGFTAPEGKTMGHAGAIVSGSAGTAQAKKEALEAAGVKVGKTPSETAKLLREVYAAL; encoded by the coding sequence ATGTCTATTTATCTGAACAAGGACTCCAAGGTCATCGTCCAGGGCATCACCGGCGGCGAAGGCACCAAGCACACCGCCCTGATGCTCAAGGCCGGCACCAACATTGTTGGCGGCGTGAACGCCCGCAAGGCCGGCACCACGGTCCTGCACGGCGACAACGAAATCAGCGTCTTCGGCACCGTCAAGGAAGCCATGGCTGAAACCGGCGCCGACGTCTCCATCGTCTTCGTGCCGCCGGCATTCACCAAGAACGCTGTGGTTGAAGCCATCGAGGCCGGCATCGGCCTTGTGGTTGTCATCACCGAAGGCGTTCCGGTCCAGGATTCCGCCGAGTTCTGGGCACTGGCCCAGTCCAAGGTTGACGCCGACGGCAACCAGGTCACCCGCATCATCGGCCCGAACTGCCCCGGCATCATCACTCCGGGCGAGGCACTGGTGGGCATCACGCCGAACAACATCACGGGCAAGGGCCCCATCGGCTTGGTTTCCAAGTCCGGAACCCTGACCTACCAGATGATGTACGAACTGCGCGACCTGGGCTTCTCCACCGCCATCGGCATCGGCGGCGACCCCGTCATCGGCACCACCCACATCGACGCCCTGGCTGCGTTCGAGGCTGACCCCGAGACCAAGGCGATCGTGATGATCGGTGAAATCGGCGGTGACGCCGAAGAGCGTGCAGCTGACTTCATCAAGGCCAACGTCACCAAGCCGGTTGTTGGCTACGTGGCAGGCTTCACGGCTCCCGAAGGCAAGACCATGGGCCACGCGGGTGCCATCGTCTCCGGCTCCGCCGGTACCGCACAGGCCAAGAAGGAAGCCCTCGAGGCCGCCGGCGTCAAGGTCGGCAAGACGCCGTCCGAGACCGCCAAGCTGCTCCGCGAGGTCTACGCAGCCCTCTAG
- a CDS encoding inositol monophosphatase family protein: MTTGRHSAAVLDPSLDDYELAAALVREAGQLALLMRMAGLQSEQKTSVSDVVTAADHAAEAYVLEQLQRCRPEDGILGEEGASVQGTSGRTWVIDPVDGTYNFLHGSTYWCSAIALKDRDDAVLGAIFQPEEDKLWLGGRDRPATLNGDLLTVFSDDGGKRNATSVAELGAATYIHPTWLMDPMCAMPWHAAATSAASLRMLGSGSCDLGRVADGQLGCWFQHSCPEWDWLPGKAIVRAAGGAVDTVRVNGLEWFLAGGTTAVQQLRAALQSGSVA; this comes from the coding sequence ATGACCACTGGCCGACACAGCGCAGCTGTTCTTGACCCCTCACTGGACGACTATGAACTGGCGGCGGCGCTGGTGCGTGAAGCCGGGCAGTTGGCGCTCCTCATGCGCATGGCCGGCCTGCAGTCGGAACAAAAAACCTCCGTCTCGGACGTGGTGACCGCGGCGGACCACGCCGCCGAGGCCTACGTGCTGGAACAGTTGCAGCGCTGCCGGCCGGAGGACGGCATCCTGGGGGAGGAAGGCGCCTCCGTCCAGGGAACCAGCGGCCGCACCTGGGTGATCGACCCCGTGGACGGCACCTACAACTTCCTGCACGGCTCCACCTACTGGTGCTCCGCCATCGCCCTCAAGGACCGGGACGACGCAGTGCTGGGCGCCATCTTCCAGCCGGAGGAGGACAAGCTGTGGCTGGGCGGCCGTGACCGGCCCGCCACGCTGAACGGCGACCTCCTCACCGTTTTCAGCGACGACGGCGGCAAACGCAACGCCACCAGTGTCGCCGAACTTGGAGCGGCCACCTACATCCACCCCACCTGGCTTATGGACCCGATGTGCGCCATGCCCTGGCACGCCGCCGCCACCTCCGCGGCGTCCCTCCGCATGCTGGGCTCCGGGTCCTGCGACCTGGGCCGCGTTGCGGACGGACAGCTGGGATGCTGGTTCCAGCACAGCTGCCCCGAATGGGATTGGCTGCCGGGCAAGGCGATCGTCCGTGCCGCCGGCGGCGCCGTGGACACGGTCCGGGTCAACGGCCTGGAGTGGTTCCTGGCAGGAGGAACGACGGCGGTGCAGCAGTTGCGTGCGGCGCTCCAGTCAGGCTCGGTGGCCTGA
- the sucC gene encoding ADP-forming succinate--CoA ligase subunit beta has product MDLFEYQARDMFEAHGVPVLAGIVAYTPEEAKAAAEKIGGVTVVKAQVKAGGRGKAGGVKVAKSADEAFEHATNILGMDIKGHTVNKVMIAQGADIAEEYYFSVLLDRANRNYLAMCSVEGGMEIEQLAVERPEALAKIAIDPAVGIDQAKADEIVAAAGFAEELRGQVAGVILKLWDVFKKEDATLVEVNPLVKTGNGDILALDGKVSLDENADFRHPKHAQLEDKDAADPLEAKAKAQDLNYVKLDGEVGIIGNGAGLVMSTLDVVAYAGENHGNVKPANFLDIGGGASAEVMAAGLDVILGDEQVKSVFVNVFGGITACDAVAKGIVGALAELGHSANKPLVVRLDGNNVEEGRRILTEANHPLVTLAATMDEGADKAAELANAAK; this is encoded by the coding sequence GTGGACCTGTTTGAATACCAGGCGCGCGATATGTTCGAGGCGCACGGTGTACCCGTGCTTGCCGGCATCGTGGCGTACACCCCAGAAGAAGCAAAGGCAGCTGCCGAGAAGATCGGCGGCGTAACCGTTGTCAAGGCACAGGTCAAGGCAGGCGGCCGCGGCAAGGCCGGCGGCGTGAAGGTGGCAAAGTCCGCCGACGAGGCGTTTGAGCATGCCACCAACATCCTGGGCATGGACATCAAGGGCCACACCGTCAACAAGGTGATGATCGCCCAGGGTGCCGACATCGCGGAGGAGTACTACTTCTCCGTTCTGCTGGACCGGGCCAACCGCAACTACCTGGCCATGTGCTCTGTTGAGGGCGGCATGGAAATCGAACAGCTCGCCGTCGAACGCCCCGAAGCGCTGGCAAAGATCGCCATCGACCCCGCCGTGGGCATCGACCAGGCCAAGGCTGACGAAATCGTCGCAGCCGCCGGCTTCGCCGAGGAACTCCGCGGCCAGGTGGCAGGCGTCATCCTGAAGCTCTGGGACGTCTTCAAGAAGGAAGACGCCACCCTGGTGGAGGTCAACCCGCTGGTCAAGACCGGCAACGGTGACATCCTGGCCCTCGACGGCAAGGTTTCCCTCGACGAGAACGCCGACTTCCGGCACCCGAAGCACGCGCAACTCGAGGACAAGGACGCTGCAGACCCGCTTGAGGCCAAGGCAAAGGCGCAGGACCTCAACTACGTCAAGCTCGACGGCGAAGTAGGCATCATCGGCAATGGCGCCGGCCTGGTCATGTCCACGCTCGACGTCGTCGCCTACGCCGGTGAAAACCACGGCAACGTCAAGCCCGCCAACTTCCTGGACATCGGCGGCGGAGCCTCCGCAGAGGTCATGGCCGCAGGCCTGGACGTCATCCTGGGCGACGAGCAGGTCAAGTCCGTCTTCGTCAACGTCTTCGGCGGCATCACCGCCTGCGACGCCGTTGCCAAGGGCATCGTCGGTGCACTCGCCGAACTCGGCCACTCCGCGAACAAGCCGCTGGTAGTCCGCCTCGACGGCAACAACGTCGAGGAAGGCCGCCGCATCCTCACCGAGGCCAACCACCCGCTGGTTACCCTGGCCGCCACCATGGACGAGGGCGCCGACAAGGCCGCCGAGCTCGCCAACGCAGCGAAGTAA
- a CDS encoding FadR/GntR family transcriptional regulator, translated as MAEKRPTLVDAVVDKVLEHILSGEIKADDALPPEADIAKESGVSRLTAREAMKVLKAQDVVYVKRGLGTFVNPPERWTGLDAIMRSASRGVASDQVALRLLEVRRMVETGAAELAASRHRPADLAALQDSVEQMEAAHHAGDVDALTVADIAFHDTVLRASGNPFVPALLGQLSTLLYAMRRETSAFPDVQRHAIHHHKMVLAAIAAGDPATARSTMDAHITQTFEDYERYLAVSSPTGASAR; from the coding sequence ATGGCAGAGAAGCGACCCACCCTGGTCGACGCCGTCGTGGACAAGGTCCTTGAGCACATCCTCAGTGGCGAGATCAAGGCCGACGACGCCCTGCCGCCGGAGGCTGATATCGCCAAGGAGTCCGGCGTCAGCAGGCTGACGGCCCGCGAAGCCATGAAAGTGCTGAAGGCGCAGGACGTCGTGTACGTAAAGCGCGGCCTGGGCACCTTCGTCAACCCGCCCGAGCGCTGGACGGGACTGGACGCCATTATGCGCTCAGCTTCCCGGGGAGTGGCCTCGGACCAGGTGGCGCTTCGTTTGCTCGAAGTCCGCCGCATGGTGGAGACCGGCGCGGCGGAACTCGCTGCCTCCCGCCACCGGCCGGCTGACCTCGCCGCACTGCAGGACAGCGTGGAGCAGATGGAAGCGGCGCATCACGCCGGCGACGTGGACGCGCTGACCGTGGCTGACATCGCCTTCCACGACACCGTCCTGCGCGCATCCGGCAACCCGTTCGTGCCGGCCCTGCTTGGCCAGCTGTCCACCTTGCTTTACGCGATGCGGCGCGAAACCTCAGCGTTCCCTGACGTGCAGCGCCACGCCATCCACCATCACAAGATGGTCCTGGCCGCCATTGCCGCCGGGGACCCGGCCACCGCCCGCTCCACCATGGACGCGCACATCACCCAGACTTTCGAGGACTACGAGCGCTACCTCGCCGTGTCCAGCCCCACCGGAGCAAGTGCCCGCTAG
- a CDS encoding DUF6314 family protein — translation MNSRSPEPSLRDYLLGSPAGNAAGQPAPPRQSGRWRVERDLLDRSDGTQGTFSGVVIFTSVDDGGLALREEGTMRWPSFTGPASREYVLKPAPRPDALDVFFPDGRPFHRMSFTPDSSLDTHWCDPDTYRVSYTRQGPDQFSYSWDVTGPRKDLLLVSHLERISA, via the coding sequence TTGAACTCCCGTTCCCCGGAGCCCAGCCTCCGCGATTACCTCCTCGGCAGCCCCGCCGGCAACGCAGCCGGCCAGCCGGCACCGCCCCGGCAGTCAGGCCGCTGGCGGGTGGAGCGGGACCTGCTGGACAGGTCGGATGGCACCCAGGGAACCTTTTCCGGCGTCGTCATTTTCACTTCAGTGGACGACGGCGGCCTGGCCCTTCGCGAGGAAGGAACCATGCGCTGGCCTTCTTTCACCGGCCCCGCCTCGCGGGAGTACGTCCTGAAACCCGCGCCGCGGCCCGACGCGCTGGACGTGTTCTTCCCCGACGGCAGGCCGTTCCACCGCATGAGCTTCACCCCCGACTCCAGCCTGGACACCCACTGGTGCGATCCGGATACCTACCGCGTGTCCTACACCCGCCAGGGGCCTGACCAGTTCAGTTACAGCTGGGATGTGACCGGCCCCCGCAAGGACCTGCTGCTGGTCTCGCACTTGGAAAGGATTTCCGCATGA
- a CDS encoding ABC transporter ATP-binding protein: MSMDRVAWSSLYNISTAKSGSKPFSKETLKRVLAFAAPHKGKLIAFVLSSIAAAFLAVATPVLAGQVVDAIIDKAAASTVIWLAVLIAIVAVGEAGVGLLTRWLSSTIGEGVIVDLRTRVFDHVQRMPIAFFTRTRTGALVSRLNNDVIGAQSAFAGTLSGVVSNSVALALTLIVMLNKSWLVTVLAMVLLPIFLIPARRMGSKLADLRREAAAHNAAMGTQMTERFSAPGATLVKLFGRPDEESREFAARAGRVRDIGVRMAMLQFTFVTALTLVSALALALVYGLGGWLALGGQLAPGDVVVLALLLTRLYAPLTALSNARVEVMSALVSFERVFEILDLQPLIQQKPDAVPVPAGPVSVEFDDVRFAYPSADKVSLASLEEVSTLDTRGGEEVLHGVSFRVEPGQTVALVGSSGAGKSTIAQLLSRLYDVDSGAVRLGGTAPGTGLDVRDATFDSLRDTLGMVTQDGHLFHETIASNLRLAKPGASEEDMWDVLRQARLETMIRSLPDGLETVVGERGYRLSGGERQRLTIARLLIAQPRVVILDEATAALDSTNEAAVQAALGAALEGRTAVVIAHRLSTVRAADAILVVEGGRIVERGTHTELLAAGGRYAELYRTQFAEATAVAQESVPEF, translated from the coding sequence ATGAGCATGGACCGCGTGGCATGGAGCTCGCTCTACAACATCAGCACCGCCAAGAGCGGCTCCAAGCCGTTCTCCAAGGAAACCCTGAAGCGGGTGCTGGCCTTCGCCGCTCCCCACAAGGGCAAGCTCATCGCCTTTGTGCTCTCCTCCATCGCAGCGGCCTTCCTGGCCGTCGCCACCCCGGTGCTCGCCGGGCAGGTGGTTGACGCCATCATCGACAAGGCTGCCGCCAGCACGGTGATCTGGCTGGCCGTGCTGATCGCCATCGTGGCCGTGGGCGAAGCGGGAGTGGGGCTGCTGACCCGCTGGCTGTCCTCCACCATCGGCGAAGGCGTCATCGTGGACCTGCGCACCCGGGTGTTCGACCATGTGCAGCGCATGCCCATTGCCTTCTTCACCCGCACCCGGACGGGAGCGCTGGTCAGCCGCCTCAATAATGACGTCATCGGGGCACAGTCCGCTTTTGCCGGCACCCTCTCCGGCGTGGTGAGCAACTCCGTGGCGCTGGCCCTGACCCTAATCGTGATGCTCAACAAGTCCTGGCTGGTCACCGTGCTCGCCATGGTCCTTCTGCCGATCTTCCTGATCCCTGCCCGGCGCATGGGCTCCAAACTGGCGGACCTGCGCCGCGAAGCTGCCGCGCACAACGCCGCCATGGGCACCCAGATGACGGAGCGGTTCTCCGCGCCCGGCGCCACGCTGGTGAAGCTGTTCGGCCGCCCGGATGAGGAATCCCGCGAGTTCGCTGCCCGCGCGGGCCGCGTCCGCGACATCGGCGTCCGCATGGCGATGCTGCAGTTCACGTTTGTGACCGCCCTGACGCTGGTGTCCGCGCTCGCACTGGCGCTGGTCTACGGCCTGGGCGGCTGGCTCGCGCTGGGCGGCCAGTTGGCGCCAGGGGACGTGGTGGTCCTGGCACTGCTGCTCACCCGCCTCTACGCTCCGCTCACGGCATTGTCCAACGCCCGGGTGGAAGTCATGAGCGCCCTGGTCAGCTTTGAACGCGTCTTTGAAATCCTGGACCTGCAGCCGCTGATCCAGCAGAAGCCGGACGCAGTGCCGGTACCGGCCGGTCCGGTGTCGGTGGAGTTCGACGACGTCCGCTTCGCTTATCCCTCCGCGGACAAGGTCTCCCTGGCCTCGCTGGAGGAAGTGTCCACCCTGGATACCCGCGGCGGCGAGGAGGTTCTGCACGGCGTCAGTTTCCGGGTGGAGCCCGGCCAGACGGTTGCCCTGGTTGGTTCCTCCGGCGCCGGCAAGTCCACCATTGCCCAGCTGCTGTCGCGGCTGTACGACGTCGACTCCGGGGCCGTGCGGCTTGGCGGTACCGCTCCGGGGACCGGGCTGGACGTCCGCGATGCCACCTTTGATTCACTGCGCGACACCTTGGGCATGGTGACCCAGGACGGCCACCTGTTCCACGAAACCATCGCGTCCAACCTTCGGCTAGCCAAGCCCGGCGCAAGCGAAGAAGACATGTGGGACGTCCTGCGCCAGGCCCGGCTGGAGACCATGATCAGGTCCCTGCCCGACGGGCTGGAAACGGTGGTGGGGGAGCGCGGCTATCGGCTTTCCGGCGGCGAACGCCAACGGCTGACCATCGCCCGGCTCCTCATCGCCCAGCCCCGCGTCGTCATCCTCGATGAGGCCACCGCCGCGCTGGACTCAACAAACGAAGCCGCCGTGCAGGCAGCCCTGGGGGCGGCACTCGAGGGGCGGACCGCCGTCGTCATTGCCCACCGGCTGTCTACCGTCCGGGCGGCCGACGCCATCCTGGTGGTGGAGGGCGGCCGGATCGTGGAACGCGGCACCCACACCGAACTGTTGGCGGCCGGCGGCCGCTACGCCGAGCTCTACCGGACGCAGTTCGCGGAGGCCACCGCCGTGGCGCAGGAGTCCGTCCCCGAGTTCTAG
- a CDS encoding DUF998 domain-containing protein, with product MSPAPTAAPTAFIPNVASTRQYIGAWAILSVLQYFAAEAAVALAWAGPRPYDLRTGYISDLGALHCGTFSGRDVCSPLNWLMNASFVVQGLGMLVGALLLTSGLLRVAARPGIRINWGRKEPWLAAAAVRLLTGAAGAGTVVVGLVPEDVGSPWHYWGAVTYFLTGGAALLVLGLLWLRKTGMAWFILACGVVSLAAVATGGLTHMMVPEPGTLERLMGYPVTVGMAASGLVIAQRVHRHRKERRAAASRVTAA from the coding sequence ATGAGTCCAGCCCCCACTGCCGCTCCCACTGCCTTCATTCCGAATGTAGCCTCCACCCGCCAGTACATCGGGGCCTGGGCCATCCTGAGCGTGCTGCAGTACTTCGCCGCGGAGGCCGCCGTGGCCCTGGCCTGGGCGGGACCCCGTCCCTACGACCTGCGCACCGGGTACATCAGCGACCTGGGCGCCCTCCACTGCGGGACATTCTCCGGCCGGGACGTCTGCTCCCCGTTGAACTGGCTGATGAATGCCTCGTTCGTGGTCCAGGGGCTCGGGATGCTGGTGGGGGCGTTGCTGCTGACGTCGGGGCTGCTGCGCGTGGCCGCCCGGCCCGGTATCCGGATCAACTGGGGCCGGAAGGAACCGTGGCTCGCGGCCGCGGCGGTCCGGCTGCTCACGGGAGCCGCGGGCGCCGGAACGGTGGTGGTGGGCCTGGTGCCCGAAGACGTTGGCTCCCCATGGCACTACTGGGGCGCGGTCACGTACTTCCTGACCGGCGGCGCTGCCCTGCTGGTGCTCGGCCTGCTCTGGCTCCGCAAAACCGGCATGGCATGGTTCATCCTGGCATGCGGCGTGGTGTCACTGGCGGCGGTGGCGACCGGCGGCCTGACGCACATGATGGTTCCGGAGCCCGGCACACTGGAACGGCTGATGGGATATCCCGTGACGGTCGGCATGGCCGCCTCGGGGCTGGTCATTGCCCAGCGGGTACACCGGCACCGGAAGGAACGGCGGGCTGCTGCCAGCCGGGTAACTGCCGCCTAG
- the pcrA gene encoding DNA helicase PcrA, with translation MLFDPYSDGPFKAAPAAAARTRTGPEGVATTAGPGGMPGNGGLQHRNNPDQDNGGWNHGDRHDAGRHHSRRPDAAQLLEGLNPQQEEAVKHAGSALLIVAGAGSGKTRVLSNRIAYLIATGRAHHGEILAITFTNKAAAEMRERIEALVGGRAKIMWISTFHSSCVRILRQEAANVGLKSNFSIYDSADSLRLVTQVSKALDLDPKKFAPKAIQHKISALKNELIDADSFASAANYNDPFEHAVADVYKGYTQRLRQANAMDFDDLIAETVYMFRAFPALAESYRRRFRHVLVDEYQDTNHAQYALVREIVGEGPGSSELTVVGDSDQSIYAFRGADIRNIVEFEKDYPEARTIKLEQNYRSTQNILSAANSVISRNPNRPEKRLWTAEGEGHKIIGYVGENEHDEAQFIAKEIDRLQDEDNLRPGDVAIFYRTNAQSRSIEDVLVRVGLPYKVVGGTRFYERKEIKDALAYLRVLVNPDDDVNLRRVLNEPKRGIGDRAEGAVAALAQRERTSFMEAARRADQAPGMATRSVNAVLGFVKMLDDLAEVASGSGAAAALEAVLEQTGYLAALRSSTDPQDESRVENLAELVAVVREYEQENPEGSLGAFLEQVSLVADADQIPDAPGADIDAAVAEAKRLGVVTLMTLHTAKGLEFPVVFLTGMEHGLFPHQRSATDPKELAEERRLAYVGLTRARKRLYVTRSEVRSMWGQSQYNPASQFLEEIPAELLEWKREGTSRQAGGWGGGSIGSGRYSGSFWGAGTARGAAADSSAGFNADVPAFIAKNRVQPQKEIIAVSVGDKVNHTSFGNGTVLALEGAGDKTVAKVKFDVGEKRLLLRYAPLTKLDA, from the coding sequence ATGTTGTTTGACCCGTACTCTGACGGACCGTTCAAGGCCGCTCCTGCCGCCGCCGCCCGCACCAGGACGGGGCCTGAGGGCGTTGCCACCACGGCCGGGCCCGGCGGAATGCCGGGCAACGGCGGCCTGCAGCACCGGAACAATCCGGACCAGGACAACGGGGGCTGGAACCACGGGGACAGGCACGACGCCGGACGCCACCACAGCCGCCGCCCGGACGCCGCCCAGCTGCTGGAGGGACTGAACCCGCAGCAGGAGGAAGCGGTCAAGCACGCCGGGTCGGCGCTGCTGATCGTCGCCGGTGCAGGTTCCGGCAAGACCCGCGTGCTCAGCAACAGGATCGCCTACCTGATCGCCACCGGCCGTGCCCACCACGGCGAAATCCTGGCCATCACCTTCACCAACAAGGCGGCCGCGGAAATGCGGGAGCGCATCGAGGCCTTGGTGGGCGGGCGCGCCAAGATCATGTGGATCTCCACGTTCCACTCGTCCTGCGTGCGGATCCTGCGGCAGGAAGCGGCCAACGTCGGCCTGAAATCAAACTTCTCCATCTACGACTCCGCCGACTCCCTGCGGCTGGTCACGCAGGTGTCCAAGGCCCTTGACCTGGACCCCAAGAAGTTTGCCCCCAAGGCCATCCAGCACAAGATCTCGGCGTTGAAGAACGAACTCATTGACGCCGATTCCTTTGCCTCGGCGGCCAACTACAACGACCCCTTTGAACACGCGGTGGCGGACGTCTACAAGGGCTACACCCAGCGCCTCCGGCAGGCCAACGCCATGGACTTCGACGACCTCATCGCCGAAACCGTCTACATGTTCCGCGCCTTCCCCGCGCTTGCCGAGTCCTACCGCCGCCGGTTCCGGCACGTCCTGGTGGACGAATACCAGGACACCAACCACGCCCAGTACGCCCTGGTGCGGGAAATCGTGGGGGAAGGACCGGGTTCGTCGGAACTTACCGTGGTGGGTGACTCCGACCAGTCCATCTACGCCTTCCGCGGAGCGGACATCCGGAACATCGTGGAGTTCGAAAAGGACTACCCGGAAGCCCGCACCATCAAGCTGGAGCAGAACTACCGCTCCACCCAAAACATCCTGAGCGCCGCCAACTCAGTCATTTCGCGGAACCCCAACCGGCCGGAAAAACGGCTGTGGACCGCCGAGGGCGAAGGCCACAAGATCATCGGCTACGTCGGCGAAAACGAACACGACGAAGCGCAGTTCATCGCCAAGGAAATCGACCGGCTCCAGGACGAAGACAACCTGCGGCCGGGCGATGTCGCCATCTTCTACCGGACCAACGCCCAGTCCCGCTCCATCGAAGACGTCCTGGTTCGCGTGGGCCTGCCGTACAAGGTGGTGGGCGGCACCCGCTTTTACGAGCGGAAGGAAATCAAGGACGCCCTGGCGTACCTGCGCGTCCTGGTGAACCCGGATGACGACGTCAACCTCCGCCGGGTGCTGAATGAGCCCAAGCGAGGCATCGGCGACCGTGCCGAAGGCGCCGTCGCAGCCCTGGCCCAGCGCGAGCGGACGTCGTTCATGGAAGCCGCCCGCCGCGCCGACCAGGCACCCGGCATGGCCACCCGGTCCGTCAACGCAGTCCTGGGCTTTGTGAAAATGCTGGACGACCTCGCCGAGGTAGCCTCCGGATCCGGAGCCGCCGCCGCACTGGAAGCCGTCCTGGAACAGACCGGCTACCTTGCCGCACTGCGCTCCAGCACGGACCCGCAGGACGAATCCCGCGTGGAGAACCTGGCCGAACTCGTGGCCGTGGTGCGCGAGTACGAGCAGGAGAACCCGGAGGGCAGCCTCGGCGCGTTCCTGGAACAGGTGTCCCTGGTGGCCGATGCCGACCAGATCCCGGATGCTCCCGGCGCGGATATTGACGCCGCCGTGGCAGAGGCCAAACGGTTGGGCGTGGTGACCCTCATGACCCTGCACACGGCCAAGGGCCTGGAATTCCCCGTGGTCTTCCTTACCGGCATGGAGCACGGACTCTTCCCGCACCAGCGCTCCGCCACTGACCCCAAGGAACTGGCCGAGGAACGGCGCCTGGCCTATGTGGGGCTGACCCGTGCCCGCAAGCGGTTGTACGTAACCCGGTCCGAGGTACGCAGCATGTGGGGCCAGAGCCAGTACAACCCCGCCAGCCAGTTCCTGGAGGAAATCCCGGCCGAGCTCCTGGAATGGAAACGGGAAGGAACCAGCAGGCAGGCCGGCGGTTGGGGCGGCGGCTCCATCGGATCCGGCCGCTACAGCGGCTCCTTCTGGGGTGCCGGCACCGCCCGCGGCGCGGCCGCGGACTCCTCCGCCGGGTTCAACGCCGACGTTCCGGCGTTCATCGCCAAGAACCGGGTGCAGCCGCAGAAGGAAATCATCGCCGTCAGCGTGGGGGACAAGGTCAACCACACCAGCTTCGGCAATGGAACCGTCCTGGCGCTTGAAGGCGCGGGGGACAAGACCGTAGCCAAGGTGAAGTTCGACGTTGGGGAGAAGCGCCTGCTGCTCCGGTATGCGCCGCTGACCAAGCTGGACGCCTAA
- a CDS encoding NUDIX hydrolase, translating into MKDRIVVSAVCVFDEAGRLLTVRKRGTAMFMHPGGKPEPGETAVQAAARELAEEVGIMVHPEELELMGVWIADAANEAATDIEATVFLAPGTWQATPAAEIAEVRWLDISGPAGAPLPQDLAPLLTDHILPLLAARAV; encoded by the coding sequence ATGAAGGACCGGATTGTGGTTTCCGCCGTCTGTGTGTTCGATGAAGCCGGGCGGCTGCTGACCGTGCGGAAGCGCGGAACCGCCATGTTCATGCACCCAGGTGGCAAACCGGAGCCGGGCGAAACGGCCGTGCAGGCCGCCGCCCGCGAGCTTGCCGAGGAAGTGGGCATCATGGTCCACCCCGAGGAGCTTGAACTGATGGGTGTCTGGATCGCGGACGCCGCGAACGAGGCCGCCACCGACATCGAAGCCACCGTGTTCCTCGCCCCGGGCACCTGGCAGGCCACGCCCGCGGCGGAAATCGCCGAGGTCCGCTGGCTGGATATCAGCGGGCCGGCGGGCGCGCCCCTCCCCCAGGACCTTGCCCCGCTGCTGACGGACCACATCCTTCCGCTCCTGGCGGCACGGGCAGTCTGA